The following are encoded in a window of Corythoichthys intestinalis isolate RoL2023-P3 chromosome 8, ASM3026506v1, whole genome shotgun sequence genomic DNA:
- the rasal3 gene encoding disabled homolog 2-interacting protein isoform X2, which yields MMGFKQWIVCGGALECSPDQMGPRPKKEDGGVRALIKRRLENKAKRNSNTQLNHVGLNKGSRHYGSKESVSIPVSPVGSVDLSADASTVVRPVHSSILGEKYCFEVINSENTHCFGCSSAAERDRWIEDLRRAAQPNKDNIERTENSLNLWVKEAKDLPPKRRYYCEVHLDGTLFARTTSRLVGKAHSRSSLAVECSTGSSGSLGGSGGVSGGCQLFWGEFFELDNLPCISQITLHLFREEDPKKKRHSRDDYSLHPLGSVNIPLVDIQGRTYQEKWYPIIPYKLPGVGSAKEHLGPHASLRIKARFQNLQVLPMEKYKEFAEHVTINYVEMCKSLEPLLNVKEKEELAGALVHVLQSVGKAKEFLVDLGVSEVERHGEKEALIFRENTLATKAIDEYMKLVGQKYLIDTLGDFIIRLYGMGDNCEVDPRKCHASDLSNNQRHLKEVCDEVVQKIIDLHGHFPEELNKIFSSWKEMCENQGRPEIGPRLISASLFLRFLCPAVLSPSLFGLIQPYPEQNTLRTLTLTAKVIQNLANFTLFGEKEEYMLFMNEFLKQHWDRMRGFLQTVSNPCSEVPMSSFDGYVDLPLRLAVLHSLLVDILYRRDQETIERLDPLPLILNQITESLGPEIHKITINNPRKQAKPIYVPPKDLVKFSPHQSSLQQLPQDVKRPRDGDNKAWRRNPVIRTQSAPHRRPEKRLKRQASSEALPTANHEQDLETHQPMISSPTTEAIKPCAPVPWIKDTQNRQSTEMKSEQEELSLLDRHAQELSELRQGIDQVTERELEMAKRLEDFINQSQDQNAILQTEMNELRNLLAVREEQLASATFRLGVIEEEREDDVRKINVAIAATERMNILEEQFANLMKDIHQLTKMCNNEQAGEN from the exons ATGATGGGATTCAAACAATGGATTGTTTGTGGTGGGGCTTTGG AATGTAGTCCTGACCAAATGGGCCCTCGACCAAAGAAAGAAGATGGCGGTGTGCGA GCATTGATTAAGCGACGTCTGGAGAATAAGGCCAAAAGAAATAGCAACACACAACTGAACCACGTGGGATTAAACAAAGGAAGCAG GCACTATGGATCAAAGGAGTCTGTATCAATTCCTGTGAGTCCAGTTGGGAGTGTAGATCTGAGTGCAGATGCCAGCACTGTGGTCAGGCCAGTCCACAGCTCAATTTTAGGGGAGAAGTACTGTTTTGAG GTCATAAACTCCGAGAACACGCACTGCTTTGGTTGCTCCTCAGCTGCAGAGCGTGATCGTTGGATTGAAGACCTGAGAAGGGCTGCCCAACCCAATAAG GATAACATTGAGCGCACAGAGAACTCCCTAAATCTGTGGGTGAAAGAAGCAAAGGATCTGCCGCCTAAACGCCGTTATTACTGTGAAGTACACTTGGATGGGACTCTGTTTGCCCGTACCACGAGCCGCCTTGTTGGAAAGGCACACAGTCGCTCTAGCCTTGCTGTGGAATGCTCTACTGGCTCTTCAGGAAGCCTGGGTGGCAGCGGAGGTGTTTCTGGGGGGTGTCAGTTGTTCTGGGGAGAATTCTTTGAACTTGACAATCTTCCATGCATCTCCCAAATCACCTTGCATCTCTTCCGCGAGGAAGACCCCAAGAAAAAGCGCCATTCCCGAGATGATTACAGTCTGCATCCACTGGGTAGTGTGAATATTCCATTAGTTGATATCCAAGGGAGGACCTATCAGGAAAAGTGGTATCCCATCATTCCTTACAAGCTCCCAGGCGTTGGGAGCGCCAAAGAGCATCTGGGGCCTCATGCTTCTCTCCGCATCAAGGCCCGTTTTCAGAATCTGCAGGTTCTACCTATGGAAAAATACAAGGAGTTTGCTGAGCATGTGACTATTAATTATGTAGAAATGTGCAAAAGCTTAGAGCCTCTTCTGAATGTGAAGGAAAAAGAGGAGCTGGCCGGGGCTCTTGTGCATGTGTTGCAGAGCGTCGGCAAGGCAAAG GAGttccttgttgatttgggcgTCTCGGAGGTTGAACGTCACGGAGAAAAGGAAGCGCTTATCTTCAGAGAGAACACACTTGCCACTAAAGCCATAGATGAATATATGAAGTTGGTTGGACAAAAATACCTCATCGACACACTAG GGGATTTTATTATACGACTTTATGGAATGGGGGACAACTGTGAAGTTGACCCCCGCAAATGTCATGCCTCCGATCTATCAAACAATCAGAGGCACTTGAAGGAAGTGTGCGACGAGGTGGTGCAAAAAATTATTGACCTCCACGG ACACTTTCCCGAAGAATTAAACAAGATTTTTTCAAGTTGGAAAGAGATGTGTGAAAACCAAGGAAGACCAGAGATTGGTCCACGTCTTATCTCTGCTTCCCTCTTCCTTCGTTTTTTGTGTCCCGCTGTCCTCAGTCCGTCCCTTTTTGGTTTGATACAACCATACCCAGAGCAAAATACCCTGCGCACACTCACCTTGACTGCCAAAGTCATTCAGAACTTGGCAAACTTCACTCT GTTTGGAGAGAAGGAAGAGTACATGCTATTCATGAATGAATTCTTAAAGCAGCATTGGGATAGAATGAGGGGCTTTCTCCAAACAGTATCAAATCCATGCAGTGAGGTCCCAATGAGCTCTTTTGATGGCTATGTGGATCTACCGCTCCGACTGGCAGTGTTGCATAGCCTGCTAGTTGATATCCTTTATCGACGGGATCAG GAGACAATAGAGAGATTGGATCCTCTACCTTTGATTCTGAACCAGATCACAGAGTCACTAGGCCCTGAGATACATAAGATCACAATTAACAA CCCAAGAAAACAGGCCAAGCCAATCTATGTTCCTCCAAAAGATTTGGTAAAATTCAGCCCCCATCAATCATCCCTCCAGCAACTGCCTCAGGATGTCAAAAGACCAAGAGATGG AGACAACAAAGCTTGGAGAAGAAATCCAGTCATCAGGACCCAAAGTGCCCCACATAGACGTCCTGAAAAGAGACTGAAGAGGCAGGCAAGTTCTGAAGCTCTGCCCACAGCCAACCACGAGCAAGATTTGGAAACACACCAACCCATGATCTCGTCACCAACT ACCGAAGCAATCAAACCATGTGCACCAGTTCCTTGGATTAAAGATACGCAAAACAGGCAATCCACAGAGATGAAGTCTGAGCAGGAGGAACTCAGTTTACTGGATAGG CATGCCCAGGAATTGTCTGAGCTTCGCCAGGGAATTGACCAGGTTACTGAGCGTGAGTTGGAAATGGCAAAACGACTGGAGGACTTCATTAACCAAAGTCAGGACCAGAATGCAATACTGCAAACTGAAATGAATGAGCTCCGGAATCTACTGGCTGTGCGAGAGGAACAGCTTGCTAGCGCCACCTTCAG GTTGGGTGTTATAGAGGAAGAGAGAGAGGATGATGTGCGCAAGATTAATGTCGCAATTGCAGCAACTGAGCGCATGAACATACTG gaggagcagtttgCTAACTTGATGAAAGACATTCATCAGCTCACTAAGATGTGCAACAATGAACAAGCTGGTGAAAACTAA
- the rasal3 gene encoding ras GTPase-activating protein nGAP isoform X1, with protein sequence MGTEEKQVESASYPPPQEQGSPNKKKNPPANHLEGQAAESTDPLSTYSWQSTSLGSFYEVTEDGAASAAPTTERIQKGNKWSKMQLWRKTLSEEDKTSKMNSPGKNPFRRALSLPPASLFATLTQSSSSASAPQGEQSSPSAAEATWEPEQGGGGARFKKYWRSMSQKLKRPRLYSRNSTPTLLSGENEAVSTELEKNQWAQPQEVPLWNINNCIFQDGQILICSEEDPTIWTRTRVHSCLSNLSMQNLVDIDAECSPDQMGPRPKKEDGGVRALIKRRLENKAKRNSNTQLNHVGLNKGSRHYGSKESVSIPVSPVGSVDLSADASTVVRPVHSSILGEKYCFEVINSENTHCFGCSSAAERDRWIEDLRRAAQPNKDNIERTENSLNLWVKEAKDLPPKRRYYCEVHLDGTLFARTTSRLVGKAHSRSSLAVECSTGSSGSLGGSGGVSGGCQLFWGEFFELDNLPCISQITLHLFREEDPKKKRHSRDDYSLHPLGSVNIPLVDIQGRTYQEKWYPIIPYKLPGVGSAKEHLGPHASLRIKARFQNLQVLPMEKYKEFAEHVTINYVEMCKSLEPLLNVKEKEELAGALVHVLQSVGKAKEFLVDLGVSEVERHGEKEALIFRENTLATKAIDEYMKLVGQKYLIDTLGDFIIRLYGMGDNCEVDPRKCHASDLSNNQRHLKEVCDEVVQKIIDLHGHFPEELNKIFSSWKEMCENQGRPEIGPRLISASLFLRFLCPAVLSPSLFGLIQPYPEQNTLRTLTLTAKVIQNLANFTLFGEKEEYMLFMNEFLKQHWDRMRGFLQTVSNPCSEVPMSSFDGYVDLPLRLAVLHSLLVDILYRRDQETIERLDPLPLILNQITESLGPEIHKITINNPRKQAKPIYVPPKDLVKFSPHQSSLQQLPQDVKRPRDGDNKAWRRNPVIRTQSAPHRRPEKRLKRQASSEALPTANHEQDLETHQPMISSPTTEAIKPCAPVPWIKDTQNRQSTEMKSEQEELSLLDRHAQELSELRQGIDQVTERELEMAKRLEDFINQSQDQNAILQTEMNELRNLLAVREEQLASATFRLGVIEEEREDDVRKINVAIAATERMNILEEQFANLMKDIHQLTKMCNNEQAGEN encoded by the exons ATGGGCACTGAAGAAAAGCAAGTTGAGTCTGCATCTTATCCACCTCCACAAGAACAAGGATCACCAAATAAGAAGAAAAATCCTCCTGCAAATCATCTTGAGGGACAAGCAGCTGAGTCCACTGATCCACTCAGCACATACTCATGGCAAAGTACCTCACTGGGTTCATTTTATGAGGTGACTGAAGATGGAGCGGCCTCTGCAGCACCGACAACTGAGAGGATTCAAAAGGGCAATAAATGGAGCAAAATGCAACTGTGGCGCAAGACACTGAGTGAGGAAGACAAAACATCCAAGATGAACTCACCAGGAAAGAATCCCTTCAGGAGGGCACTATCTTTGCCTCCTGCGTCCCTTTTTGCCACCCTGACCCAGTCTTCTAGCTCTGCCAGCGCACCCCAAGGAGAACAGTCATCTCCTTCTGCTGCAGAGGCCACTTGGGAACCTGaacaaggaggaggaggagctcGTTTCAAAAAGTACTGGAGGTCTATGTCTCAGAAACTCAAAAGGCCCAGACTATACAGTCGAAATAGCACCCCTACATTGTTATCAG GTGAGAATGAAGCTGTGTCCACAGAACTTGAGAAAAACCAGTGGGCGCAACCCCAGGAGGTTCCCTTATGGAACATTAACAACTGCATTTTTCAAGATGGACAGATTCTCATCTGCTCCGAGGAAGAC CCAACAATTTGGACACGAACCCGTGTTCACAGCTGCCTGTCCAACCTCAGCATGCAGAATCTTGTAGACATTGATGCTG AATGTAGTCCTGACCAAATGGGCCCTCGACCAAAGAAAGAAGATGGCGGTGTGCGA GCATTGATTAAGCGACGTCTGGAGAATAAGGCCAAAAGAAATAGCAACACACAACTGAACCACGTGGGATTAAACAAAGGAAGCAG GCACTATGGATCAAAGGAGTCTGTATCAATTCCTGTGAGTCCAGTTGGGAGTGTAGATCTGAGTGCAGATGCCAGCACTGTGGTCAGGCCAGTCCACAGCTCAATTTTAGGGGAGAAGTACTGTTTTGAG GTCATAAACTCCGAGAACACGCACTGCTTTGGTTGCTCCTCAGCTGCAGAGCGTGATCGTTGGATTGAAGACCTGAGAAGGGCTGCCCAACCCAATAAG GATAACATTGAGCGCACAGAGAACTCCCTAAATCTGTGGGTGAAAGAAGCAAAGGATCTGCCGCCTAAACGCCGTTATTACTGTGAAGTACACTTGGATGGGACTCTGTTTGCCCGTACCACGAGCCGCCTTGTTGGAAAGGCACACAGTCGCTCTAGCCTTGCTGTGGAATGCTCTACTGGCTCTTCAGGAAGCCTGGGTGGCAGCGGAGGTGTTTCTGGGGGGTGTCAGTTGTTCTGGGGAGAATTCTTTGAACTTGACAATCTTCCATGCATCTCCCAAATCACCTTGCATCTCTTCCGCGAGGAAGACCCCAAGAAAAAGCGCCATTCCCGAGATGATTACAGTCTGCATCCACTGGGTAGTGTGAATATTCCATTAGTTGATATCCAAGGGAGGACCTATCAGGAAAAGTGGTATCCCATCATTCCTTACAAGCTCCCAGGCGTTGGGAGCGCCAAAGAGCATCTGGGGCCTCATGCTTCTCTCCGCATCAAGGCCCGTTTTCAGAATCTGCAGGTTCTACCTATGGAAAAATACAAGGAGTTTGCTGAGCATGTGACTATTAATTATGTAGAAATGTGCAAAAGCTTAGAGCCTCTTCTGAATGTGAAGGAAAAAGAGGAGCTGGCCGGGGCTCTTGTGCATGTGTTGCAGAGCGTCGGCAAGGCAAAG GAGttccttgttgatttgggcgTCTCGGAGGTTGAACGTCACGGAGAAAAGGAAGCGCTTATCTTCAGAGAGAACACACTTGCCACTAAAGCCATAGATGAATATATGAAGTTGGTTGGACAAAAATACCTCATCGACACACTAG GGGATTTTATTATACGACTTTATGGAATGGGGGACAACTGTGAAGTTGACCCCCGCAAATGTCATGCCTCCGATCTATCAAACAATCAGAGGCACTTGAAGGAAGTGTGCGACGAGGTGGTGCAAAAAATTATTGACCTCCACGG ACACTTTCCCGAAGAATTAAACAAGATTTTTTCAAGTTGGAAAGAGATGTGTGAAAACCAAGGAAGACCAGAGATTGGTCCACGTCTTATCTCTGCTTCCCTCTTCCTTCGTTTTTTGTGTCCCGCTGTCCTCAGTCCGTCCCTTTTTGGTTTGATACAACCATACCCAGAGCAAAATACCCTGCGCACACTCACCTTGACTGCCAAAGTCATTCAGAACTTGGCAAACTTCACTCT GTTTGGAGAGAAGGAAGAGTACATGCTATTCATGAATGAATTCTTAAAGCAGCATTGGGATAGAATGAGGGGCTTTCTCCAAACAGTATCAAATCCATGCAGTGAGGTCCCAATGAGCTCTTTTGATGGCTATGTGGATCTACCGCTCCGACTGGCAGTGTTGCATAGCCTGCTAGTTGATATCCTTTATCGACGGGATCAG GAGACAATAGAGAGATTGGATCCTCTACCTTTGATTCTGAACCAGATCACAGAGTCACTAGGCCCTGAGATACATAAGATCACAATTAACAA CCCAAGAAAACAGGCCAAGCCAATCTATGTTCCTCCAAAAGATTTGGTAAAATTCAGCCCCCATCAATCATCCCTCCAGCAACTGCCTCAGGATGTCAAAAGACCAAGAGATGG AGACAACAAAGCTTGGAGAAGAAATCCAGTCATCAGGACCCAAAGTGCCCCACATAGACGTCCTGAAAAGAGACTGAAGAGGCAGGCAAGTTCTGAAGCTCTGCCCACAGCCAACCACGAGCAAGATTTGGAAACACACCAACCCATGATCTCGTCACCAACT ACCGAAGCAATCAAACCATGTGCACCAGTTCCTTGGATTAAAGATACGCAAAACAGGCAATCCACAGAGATGAAGTCTGAGCAGGAGGAACTCAGTTTACTGGATAGG CATGCCCAGGAATTGTCTGAGCTTCGCCAGGGAATTGACCAGGTTACTGAGCGTGAGTTGGAAATGGCAAAACGACTGGAGGACTTCATTAACCAAAGTCAGGACCAGAATGCAATACTGCAAACTGAAATGAATGAGCTCCGGAATCTACTGGCTGTGCGAGAGGAACAGCTTGCTAGCGCCACCTTCAG GTTGGGTGTTATAGAGGAAGAGAGAGAGGATGATGTGCGCAAGATTAATGTCGCAATTGCAGCAACTGAGCGCATGAACATACTG gaggagcagtttgCTAACTTGATGAAAGACATTCATCAGCTCACTAAGATGTGCAACAATGAACAAGCTGGTGAAAACTAA